In Caretta caretta isolate rCarCar2 chromosome 20, rCarCar1.hap1, whole genome shotgun sequence, a single window of DNA contains:
- the PCBP2 gene encoding poly(rC)-binding protein 2 isoform X12 produces the protein MDTGVIEGGLNVTLTIRLLMHGKEVGSIIGKKGESVKKMREESGARINISEGNCPERIITLAGPTNAIFKAFAMIIDKLEEDISSSMTNSTAASRPPVTLRLVVPASQCGSLIGKGGCKIKEIRESTGAQVQVAGDMLPNSTERAITIAGIPQSIIECVKQICVVMLESPPKGVTIPYRPKPSSSPVIFAGGQLTKLHQLAMQQSHFPMSHGNTGFSGIESSSPEVKGYWAGLDASAQTTSHELTIPNDLIGCIIGRQGAKINEIRQMSGAQIKIANPVEGSTDRQVTITGSAASISLAQYLINVSLESAKPSSQTASVTIPDHLSINLSQPSTPSSSSSSTTTPSLATAGVSDAPSSLPNPLPTAPCVSSLLGMKPVPLLALNVVSAAKGTSTTSAVPCVTNKLKPEKQRFSPY, from the exons ATGGACACCGGTGTTATTGAAGGTGGTTTAAATGTCACACTTACCATTCGACTACTTATGCATGGAAAG GAGGTTGGGAGCATCATTGGGAAG AAAGGAGAATCTGTAAAGAAGATGCGCGAAGAG AGTGGTGCCCGTATTAACATCTCGGAAGGGAACTGCCCAGAACGGATCATCACTCTTGCTGGACCGACCAATGCCATCTTCAAAGCATTTGCTATGATCATTGACAAACTGGAAGAG GACATCAGCAGCTCGATGACCAACAGCACAGCTGCCAGCAGGCCCCCTGTCACCCTGAGGCTTGTGGTACCTGCCAGCCAGTGTGGCTCCCTCATTGGAAAAGGAGGTTGCAAGATCAAGGAGATAAGAGAG AGCACAGGGGCACAGGTCCAGGTGGCAGGAGACATGCTGCCCAACTCGACTGAGAGAGCTATCACCATTGCTGGGATACCACAGTCCATCATCGAGTGCGTCAAACAGATCTGTGTGGTCATGCTGGAG TCTCCCCCGAAGGGTGTTACGATCCCATACCGACCCAAGCCATCCAGCTCTCCGGTCATCTTTGCAGGCGGTCAG CTGACCAAGCTGCACCAGTTGGCAATGCAACAGTCACACTTTCCAATGTCTCATGGCAACACTGGATTCAGTG GCATTGAATCCAGctctccagaggtgaaaggctatTGGG CAGGTTTGGATGCATCTGCTCAAACTACTTCTCATGAACTCACCATTCCAAATGAT TTGATTGGCTGCATCATCGGGCGTCAAGGCGCCAAAATCAATGAGATCCGCCAGATGTCTGGGGCGCAGATCAAAATTGCCAATCCAGTGGAAGGATCTACTGACAGGCAGGTTACCATAACTGGATCTGCAGCCAGCATTAGCCTGGCCCAGTATCTAATTAATGTCAG TTTAGAAAGCGCTAAACCCTCCTCCCAGACAGCCTCCGTCACGATCCCTGATCACCTCAGCATCAACCTCTCTCAACCCTCCaccccttcttcttcttcctcctccaccaccaccccctcgcTTGCGACAGCAGGGGTCTCCGACGCACCCTCCAGCCTCCCCAACCCTCTTCCGACCGCCCCTTGTGTCTCCAGTCTGCTTGGCATGAAACCCGTCCCTCTCCTGGCTCTAAATGTTGTGTCTGCTGCTAAGGGTACCTCCACCACCTCAGCTGTGCCATGTGTTACTAACAAACTGAAACCGGAAAAACAGAGATTCTCTCCTTACTGA
- the PCBP2 gene encoding poly(rC)-binding protein 2 isoform X9: MDTGVIEGGLNVTLTIRLLMHGKEVGSIIGKKGESVKKMREESGARINISEGNCPERIITLAGPTNAIFKAFAMIIDKLEEDISSSMTNSTAASRPPVTLRLVVPASQCGSLIGKGGCKIKEIRESTGAQVQVAGDMLPNSTERAITIAGIPQSIIECVKQICVVMLESPPKGVTIPYRPKPSSSPVIFAGGQAYTIQGQYAIPQPDLTKLHQLAMQQSHFPMSHGNTGFSGIESSSPEVKGYWAGLDASAQTTSHELTIPNDLIGCIIGRQGAKINEIRQMSGAQIKIANPVEGSTDRQVTITGSAASISLAQYLINVSLESAKPSSQTASVTIPDHLSINLSQPSTPSSSSSSTTTPSLATAGVSDAPSSLPNPLPTAPCVSSLLGMKPVPLLALNVVSAAKGTSTTSAVPCVTNKLKPEKQRFSPY, from the exons ATGGACACCGGTGTTATTGAAGGTGGTTTAAATGTCACACTTACCATTCGACTACTTATGCATGGAAAG GAGGTTGGGAGCATCATTGGGAAG AAAGGAGAATCTGTAAAGAAGATGCGCGAAGAG AGTGGTGCCCGTATTAACATCTCGGAAGGGAACTGCCCAGAACGGATCATCACTCTTGCTGGACCGACCAATGCCATCTTCAAAGCATTTGCTATGATCATTGACAAACTGGAAGAG GACATCAGCAGCTCGATGACCAACAGCACAGCTGCCAGCAGGCCCCCTGTCACCCTGAGGCTTGTGGTACCTGCCAGCCAGTGTGGCTCCCTCATTGGAAAAGGAGGTTGCAAGATCAAGGAGATAAGAGAG AGCACAGGGGCACAGGTCCAGGTGGCAGGAGACATGCTGCCCAACTCGACTGAGAGAGCTATCACCATTGCTGGGATACCACAGTCCATCATCGAGTGCGTCAAACAGATCTGTGTGGTCATGCTGGAG TCTCCCCCGAAGGGTGTTACGATCCCATACCGACCCAAGCCATCCAGCTCTCCGGTCATCTTTGCAGGCGGTCAG GCCTATACCATTCAAGGACAGTATGCCATTCCACAGCCAGAT CTGACCAAGCTGCACCAGTTGGCAATGCAACAGTCACACTTTCCAATGTCTCATGGCAACACTGGATTCAGTG GCATTGAATCCAGctctccagaggtgaaaggctatTGGG CAGGTTTGGATGCATCTGCTCAAACTACTTCTCATGAACTCACCATTCCAAATGAT TTGATTGGCTGCATCATCGGGCGTCAAGGCGCCAAAATCAATGAGATCCGCCAGATGTCTGGGGCGCAGATCAAAATTGCCAATCCAGTGGAAGGATCTACTGACAGGCAGGTTACCATAACTGGATCTGCAGCCAGCATTAGCCTGGCCCAGTATCTAATTAATGTCAG TTTAGAAAGCGCTAAACCCTCCTCCCAGACAGCCTCCGTCACGATCCCTGATCACCTCAGCATCAACCTCTCTCAACCCTCCaccccttcttcttcttcctcctccaccaccaccccctcgcTTGCGACAGCAGGGGTCTCCGACGCACCCTCCAGCCTCCCCAACCCTCTTCCGACCGCCCCTTGTGTCTCCAGTCTGCTTGGCATGAAACCCGTCCCTCTCCTGGCTCTAAATGTTGTGTCTGCTGCTAAGGGTACCTCCACCACCTCAGCTGTGCCATGTGTTACTAACAAACTGAAACCGGAAAAACAGAGATTCTCTCCTTACTGA
- the PCBP2 gene encoding poly(rC)-binding protein 2 isoform X3, which yields MDTGVIEGGLNVTLTIRLLMHGKEVGSIIGKKGESVKKMREESGARINISEGNCPERIITLAGPTNAIFKAFAMIIDKLEEDISSSMTNSTAASRPPVTLRLVVPASQCGSLIGKGGCKIKEIRESTGAQVQVAGDMLPNSTERAITIAGIPQSIIECVKQICVVMLESPPKGVTIPYRPKPSSSPVIFAGGQDRYSSGSASYPHTAPSMCLNSDLEGPPQEAYTIQGQYAIPQPDLTKLHQLAMQQSHFPMSHGNTGFSAGLDASAQTTSHELTIPNDLIGCIIGRQGAKINEIRQMSGAQIKIANPVEGSTDRQVTITGSAASISLAQYLINVSLESAKPSSQTASVTIPDHLSINLSQPSTPSSSSSSTTTPSLATAGVSDAPSSLPNPLPTAPCVSSLLGMKPVPLLALNVVSAAKGTSTTSAVPCVTNKLKPEKQRFSPY from the exons ATGGACACCGGTGTTATTGAAGGTGGTTTAAATGTCACACTTACCATTCGACTACTTATGCATGGAAAG GAGGTTGGGAGCATCATTGGGAAG AAAGGAGAATCTGTAAAGAAGATGCGCGAAGAG AGTGGTGCCCGTATTAACATCTCGGAAGGGAACTGCCCAGAACGGATCATCACTCTTGCTGGACCGACCAATGCCATCTTCAAAGCATTTGCTATGATCATTGACAAACTGGAAGAG GACATCAGCAGCTCGATGACCAACAGCACAGCTGCCAGCAGGCCCCCTGTCACCCTGAGGCTTGTGGTACCTGCCAGCCAGTGTGGCTCCCTCATTGGAAAAGGAGGTTGCAAGATCAAGGAGATAAGAGAG AGCACAGGGGCACAGGTCCAGGTGGCAGGAGACATGCTGCCCAACTCGACTGAGAGAGCTATCACCATTGCTGGGATACCACAGTCCATCATCGAGTGCGTCAAACAGATCTGTGTGGTCATGCTGGAG TCTCCCCCGAAGGGTGTTACGATCCCATACCGACCCAAGCCATCCAGCTCTCCGGTCATCTTTGCAGGCGGTCAG GACAGGTACAGCAGCGGCAGTGCAAGCTACCCCCACACCGCCCCATCAATGTGCCTCAactctgacctggagggaccaccTCAAGAG GCCTATACCATTCAAGGACAGTATGCCATTCCACAGCCAGAT CTGACCAAGCTGCACCAGTTGGCAATGCAACAGTCACACTTTCCAATGTCTCATGGCAACACTGGATTCAGTG CAGGTTTGGATGCATCTGCTCAAACTACTTCTCATGAACTCACCATTCCAAATGAT TTGATTGGCTGCATCATCGGGCGTCAAGGCGCCAAAATCAATGAGATCCGCCAGATGTCTGGGGCGCAGATCAAAATTGCCAATCCAGTGGAAGGATCTACTGACAGGCAGGTTACCATAACTGGATCTGCAGCCAGCATTAGCCTGGCCCAGTATCTAATTAATGTCAG TTTAGAAAGCGCTAAACCCTCCTCCCAGACAGCCTCCGTCACGATCCCTGATCACCTCAGCATCAACCTCTCTCAACCCTCCaccccttcttcttcttcctcctccaccaccaccccctcgcTTGCGACAGCAGGGGTCTCCGACGCACCCTCCAGCCTCCCCAACCCTCTTCCGACCGCCCCTTGTGTCTCCAGTCTGCTTGGCATGAAACCCGTCCCTCTCCTGGCTCTAAATGTTGTGTCTGCTGCTAAGGGTACCTCCACCACCTCAGCTGTGCCATGTGTTACTAACAAACTGAAACCGGAAAAACAGAGATTCTCTCCTTACTGA
- the PCBP2 gene encoding poly(rC)-binding protein 2 isoform X17, which translates to MDTGVIEGGLNVTLTIRLLMHGKEVGSIIGKKGESVKKMREESGARINISEGNCPERIITLAGPTNAIFKAFAMIIDKLEEDISSSMTNSTAASRPPVTLRLVVPASQCGSLIGKGGCKIKEIRESTGAQVQVAGDMLPNSTERAITIAGIPQSIIECVKQICVVMLESPPKGVTIPYRPKPSSSPVIFAGGQDRYSSGSASYPHTAPSMCLNSDLEGPPQEAYTIQGQYAIPQPDLTKLHQLAMQQSHFPMSHGNTGFSGIESSSPEVKGYWGLDASAQTTSHELTIPNDLIGCIIGRQGAKINEIRQMSGAQIKIANPVEGSTDRQVTITGSAASISLAQYLINVRLSSETGGMGSS; encoded by the exons ATGGACACCGGTGTTATTGAAGGTGGTTTAAATGTCACACTTACCATTCGACTACTTATGCATGGAAAG GAGGTTGGGAGCATCATTGGGAAG AAAGGAGAATCTGTAAAGAAGATGCGCGAAGAG AGTGGTGCCCGTATTAACATCTCGGAAGGGAACTGCCCAGAACGGATCATCACTCTTGCTGGACCGACCAATGCCATCTTCAAAGCATTTGCTATGATCATTGACAAACTGGAAGAG GACATCAGCAGCTCGATGACCAACAGCACAGCTGCCAGCAGGCCCCCTGTCACCCTGAGGCTTGTGGTACCTGCCAGCCAGTGTGGCTCCCTCATTGGAAAAGGAGGTTGCAAGATCAAGGAGATAAGAGAG AGCACAGGGGCACAGGTCCAGGTGGCAGGAGACATGCTGCCCAACTCGACTGAGAGAGCTATCACCATTGCTGGGATACCACAGTCCATCATCGAGTGCGTCAAACAGATCTGTGTGGTCATGCTGGAG TCTCCCCCGAAGGGTGTTACGATCCCATACCGACCCAAGCCATCCAGCTCTCCGGTCATCTTTGCAGGCGGTCAG GACAGGTACAGCAGCGGCAGTGCAAGCTACCCCCACACCGCCCCATCAATGTGCCTCAactctgacctggagggaccaccTCAAGAG GCCTATACCATTCAAGGACAGTATGCCATTCCACAGCCAGAT CTGACCAAGCTGCACCAGTTGGCAATGCAACAGTCACACTTTCCAATGTCTCATGGCAACACTGGATTCAGTG GCATTGAATCCAGctctccagaggtgaaaggctatTGGG GTTTGGATGCATCTGCTCAAACTACTTCTCATGAACTCACCATTCCAAATGAT TTGATTGGCTGCATCATCGGGCGTCAAGGCGCCAAAATCAATGAGATCCGCCAGATGTCTGGGGCGCAGATCAAAATTGCCAATCCAGTGGAAGGATCTACTGACAGGCAGGTTACCATAACTGGATCTGCAGCCAGCATTAGCCTGGCCCAGTATCTAATTAATGTCAG
- the PCBP2 gene encoding poly(rC)-binding protein 2 isoform X1 — protein MDTGVIEGGLNVTLTIRLLMHGKEVGSIIGKKGESVKKMREESGARINISEGNCPERIITLAGPTNAIFKAFAMIIDKLEEDISSSMTNSTAASRPPVTLRLVVPASQCGSLIGKGGCKIKEIRESTGAQVQVAGDMLPNSTERAITIAGIPQSIIECVKQICVVMLESPPKGVTIPYRPKPSSSPVIFAGGQDRYSSGSASYPHTAPSMCLNSDLEGPPQEAYTIQGQYAIPQPDLTKLHQLAMQQSHFPMSHGNTGFSGIESSSPEVKGYWAGLDASAQTTSHELTIPNDLIGCIIGRQGAKINEIRQMSGAQIKIANPVEGSTDRQVTITGSAASISLAQYLINVSLESAKPSSQTASVTIPDHLSINLSQPSTPSSSSSSTTTPSLATAGVSDAPSSLPNPLPTAPCVSSLLGMKPVPLLALNVVSAAKGTSTTSAVPCVTNKLKPEKQRFSPY, from the exons ATGGACACCGGTGTTATTGAAGGTGGTTTAAATGTCACACTTACCATTCGACTACTTATGCATGGAAAG GAGGTTGGGAGCATCATTGGGAAG AAAGGAGAATCTGTAAAGAAGATGCGCGAAGAG AGTGGTGCCCGTATTAACATCTCGGAAGGGAACTGCCCAGAACGGATCATCACTCTTGCTGGACCGACCAATGCCATCTTCAAAGCATTTGCTATGATCATTGACAAACTGGAAGAG GACATCAGCAGCTCGATGACCAACAGCACAGCTGCCAGCAGGCCCCCTGTCACCCTGAGGCTTGTGGTACCTGCCAGCCAGTGTGGCTCCCTCATTGGAAAAGGAGGTTGCAAGATCAAGGAGATAAGAGAG AGCACAGGGGCACAGGTCCAGGTGGCAGGAGACATGCTGCCCAACTCGACTGAGAGAGCTATCACCATTGCTGGGATACCACAGTCCATCATCGAGTGCGTCAAACAGATCTGTGTGGTCATGCTGGAG TCTCCCCCGAAGGGTGTTACGATCCCATACCGACCCAAGCCATCCAGCTCTCCGGTCATCTTTGCAGGCGGTCAG GACAGGTACAGCAGCGGCAGTGCAAGCTACCCCCACACCGCCCCATCAATGTGCCTCAactctgacctggagggaccaccTCAAGAG GCCTATACCATTCAAGGACAGTATGCCATTCCACAGCCAGAT CTGACCAAGCTGCACCAGTTGGCAATGCAACAGTCACACTTTCCAATGTCTCATGGCAACACTGGATTCAGTG GCATTGAATCCAGctctccagaggtgaaaggctatTGGG CAGGTTTGGATGCATCTGCTCAAACTACTTCTCATGAACTCACCATTCCAAATGAT TTGATTGGCTGCATCATCGGGCGTCAAGGCGCCAAAATCAATGAGATCCGCCAGATGTCTGGGGCGCAGATCAAAATTGCCAATCCAGTGGAAGGATCTACTGACAGGCAGGTTACCATAACTGGATCTGCAGCCAGCATTAGCCTGGCCCAGTATCTAATTAATGTCAG TTTAGAAAGCGCTAAACCCTCCTCCCAGACAGCCTCCGTCACGATCCCTGATCACCTCAGCATCAACCTCTCTCAACCCTCCaccccttcttcttcttcctcctccaccaccaccccctcgcTTGCGACAGCAGGGGTCTCCGACGCACCCTCCAGCCTCCCCAACCCTCTTCCGACCGCCCCTTGTGTCTCCAGTCTGCTTGGCATGAAACCCGTCCCTCTCCTGGCTCTAAATGTTGTGTCTGCTGCTAAGGGTACCTCCACCACCTCAGCTGTGCCATGTGTTACTAACAAACTGAAACCGGAAAAACAGAGATTCTCTCCTTACTGA
- the PCBP2 gene encoding poly(rC)-binding protein 2 isoform X18, translated as MDTGVIEGGLNVTLTIRLLMHGKEVGSIIGKKGESVKKMREESGARINISEGNCPERIITLAGPTNAIFKAFAMIIDKLEEDISSSMTNSTAASRPPVTLRLVVPASQCGSLIGKGGCKIKEIRESTGAQVQVAGDMLPNSTERAITIAGIPQSIIECVKQICVVMLESPPKGVTIPYRPKPSSSPVIFAGGQDRYSSGSASYPHTAPSMCLNSDLEGPPQEAYTIQGQYAIPQPDLTKLHQLAMQQSHFPMSHGNTGFSAGLDASAQTTSHELTIPNDLIGCIIGRQGAKINEIRQMSGAQIKIANPVEGSTDRQVTITGSAASISLAQYLINVRLSSETGGMGSS; from the exons ATGGACACCGGTGTTATTGAAGGTGGTTTAAATGTCACACTTACCATTCGACTACTTATGCATGGAAAG GAGGTTGGGAGCATCATTGGGAAG AAAGGAGAATCTGTAAAGAAGATGCGCGAAGAG AGTGGTGCCCGTATTAACATCTCGGAAGGGAACTGCCCAGAACGGATCATCACTCTTGCTGGACCGACCAATGCCATCTTCAAAGCATTTGCTATGATCATTGACAAACTGGAAGAG GACATCAGCAGCTCGATGACCAACAGCACAGCTGCCAGCAGGCCCCCTGTCACCCTGAGGCTTGTGGTACCTGCCAGCCAGTGTGGCTCCCTCATTGGAAAAGGAGGTTGCAAGATCAAGGAGATAAGAGAG AGCACAGGGGCACAGGTCCAGGTGGCAGGAGACATGCTGCCCAACTCGACTGAGAGAGCTATCACCATTGCTGGGATACCACAGTCCATCATCGAGTGCGTCAAACAGATCTGTGTGGTCATGCTGGAG TCTCCCCCGAAGGGTGTTACGATCCCATACCGACCCAAGCCATCCAGCTCTCCGGTCATCTTTGCAGGCGGTCAG GACAGGTACAGCAGCGGCAGTGCAAGCTACCCCCACACCGCCCCATCAATGTGCCTCAactctgacctggagggaccaccTCAAGAG GCCTATACCATTCAAGGACAGTATGCCATTCCACAGCCAGAT CTGACCAAGCTGCACCAGTTGGCAATGCAACAGTCACACTTTCCAATGTCTCATGGCAACACTGGATTCAGTG CAGGTTTGGATGCATCTGCTCAAACTACTTCTCATGAACTCACCATTCCAAATGAT TTGATTGGCTGCATCATCGGGCGTCAAGGCGCCAAAATCAATGAGATCCGCCAGATGTCTGGGGCGCAGATCAAAATTGCCAATCCAGTGGAAGGATCTACTGACAGGCAGGTTACCATAACTGGATCTGCAGCCAGCATTAGCCTGGCCCAGTATCTAATTAATGTCAG
- the PCBP2 gene encoding poly(rC)-binding protein 2 isoform X2 yields MDTGVIEGGLNVTLTIRLLMHGKEVGSIIGKKGESVKKMREESGARINISEGNCPERIITLAGPTNAIFKAFAMIIDKLEEDISSSMTNSTAASRPPVTLRLVVPASQCGSLIGKGGCKIKEIRESTGAQVQVAGDMLPNSTERAITIAGIPQSIIECVKQICVVMLESPPKGVTIPYRPKPSSSPVIFAGGQDRYSSGSASYPHTAPSMCLNSDLEGPPQEAYTIQGQYAIPQPDLTKLHQLAMQQSHFPMSHGNTGFSGIESSSPEVKGYWGLDASAQTTSHELTIPNDLIGCIIGRQGAKINEIRQMSGAQIKIANPVEGSTDRQVTITGSAASISLAQYLINVSLESAKPSSQTASVTIPDHLSINLSQPSTPSSSSSSTTTPSLATAGVSDAPSSLPNPLPTAPCVSSLLGMKPVPLLALNVVSAAKGTSTTSAVPCVTNKLKPEKQRFSPY; encoded by the exons ATGGACACCGGTGTTATTGAAGGTGGTTTAAATGTCACACTTACCATTCGACTACTTATGCATGGAAAG GAGGTTGGGAGCATCATTGGGAAG AAAGGAGAATCTGTAAAGAAGATGCGCGAAGAG AGTGGTGCCCGTATTAACATCTCGGAAGGGAACTGCCCAGAACGGATCATCACTCTTGCTGGACCGACCAATGCCATCTTCAAAGCATTTGCTATGATCATTGACAAACTGGAAGAG GACATCAGCAGCTCGATGACCAACAGCACAGCTGCCAGCAGGCCCCCTGTCACCCTGAGGCTTGTGGTACCTGCCAGCCAGTGTGGCTCCCTCATTGGAAAAGGAGGTTGCAAGATCAAGGAGATAAGAGAG AGCACAGGGGCACAGGTCCAGGTGGCAGGAGACATGCTGCCCAACTCGACTGAGAGAGCTATCACCATTGCTGGGATACCACAGTCCATCATCGAGTGCGTCAAACAGATCTGTGTGGTCATGCTGGAG TCTCCCCCGAAGGGTGTTACGATCCCATACCGACCCAAGCCATCCAGCTCTCCGGTCATCTTTGCAGGCGGTCAG GACAGGTACAGCAGCGGCAGTGCAAGCTACCCCCACACCGCCCCATCAATGTGCCTCAactctgacctggagggaccaccTCAAGAG GCCTATACCATTCAAGGACAGTATGCCATTCCACAGCCAGAT CTGACCAAGCTGCACCAGTTGGCAATGCAACAGTCACACTTTCCAATGTCTCATGGCAACACTGGATTCAGTG GCATTGAATCCAGctctccagaggtgaaaggctatTGGG GTTTGGATGCATCTGCTCAAACTACTTCTCATGAACTCACCATTCCAAATGAT TTGATTGGCTGCATCATCGGGCGTCAAGGCGCCAAAATCAATGAGATCCGCCAGATGTCTGGGGCGCAGATCAAAATTGCCAATCCAGTGGAAGGATCTACTGACAGGCAGGTTACCATAACTGGATCTGCAGCCAGCATTAGCCTGGCCCAGTATCTAATTAATGTCAG TTTAGAAAGCGCTAAACCCTCCTCCCAGACAGCCTCCGTCACGATCCCTGATCACCTCAGCATCAACCTCTCTCAACCCTCCaccccttcttcttcttcctcctccaccaccaccccctcgcTTGCGACAGCAGGGGTCTCCGACGCACCCTCCAGCCTCCCCAACCCTCTTCCGACCGCCCCTTGTGTCTCCAGTCTGCTTGGCATGAAACCCGTCCCTCTCCTGGCTCTAAATGTTGTGTCTGCTGCTAAGGGTACCTCCACCACCTCAGCTGTGCCATGTGTTACTAACAAACTGAAACCGGAAAAACAGAGATTCTCTCCTTACTGA
- the PCBP2 gene encoding poly(rC)-binding protein 2 isoform X7 — MDTGVIEGGLNVTLTIRLLMHGKEVGSIIGKKGESVKKMREESGARINISEGNCPERIITLAGPTNAIFKAFAMIIDKLEEDISSSMTNSTAASRPPVTLRLVVPASQCGSLIGKGGCKIKEIRESTGAQVQVAGDMLPNSTERAITIAGIPQSIIECVKQICVVMLESPPKGVTIPYRPKPSSSPVIFAGGQDRYSSGSASYPHTAPSMCLNSDLEGPPQELTKLHQLAMQQSHFPMSHGNTGFSAGLDASAQTTSHELTIPNDLIGCIIGRQGAKINEIRQMSGAQIKIANPVEGSTDRQVTITGSAASISLAQYLINVSLESAKPSSQTASVTIPDHLSINLSQPSTPSSSSSSTTTPSLATAGVSDAPSSLPNPLPTAPCVSSLLGMKPVPLLALNVVSAAKGTSTTSAVPCVTNKLKPEKQRFSPY, encoded by the exons ATGGACACCGGTGTTATTGAAGGTGGTTTAAATGTCACACTTACCATTCGACTACTTATGCATGGAAAG GAGGTTGGGAGCATCATTGGGAAG AAAGGAGAATCTGTAAAGAAGATGCGCGAAGAG AGTGGTGCCCGTATTAACATCTCGGAAGGGAACTGCCCAGAACGGATCATCACTCTTGCTGGACCGACCAATGCCATCTTCAAAGCATTTGCTATGATCATTGACAAACTGGAAGAG GACATCAGCAGCTCGATGACCAACAGCACAGCTGCCAGCAGGCCCCCTGTCACCCTGAGGCTTGTGGTACCTGCCAGCCAGTGTGGCTCCCTCATTGGAAAAGGAGGTTGCAAGATCAAGGAGATAAGAGAG AGCACAGGGGCACAGGTCCAGGTGGCAGGAGACATGCTGCCCAACTCGACTGAGAGAGCTATCACCATTGCTGGGATACCACAGTCCATCATCGAGTGCGTCAAACAGATCTGTGTGGTCATGCTGGAG TCTCCCCCGAAGGGTGTTACGATCCCATACCGACCCAAGCCATCCAGCTCTCCGGTCATCTTTGCAGGCGGTCAG GACAGGTACAGCAGCGGCAGTGCAAGCTACCCCCACACCGCCCCATCAATGTGCCTCAactctgacctggagggaccaccTCAAGAG CTGACCAAGCTGCACCAGTTGGCAATGCAACAGTCACACTTTCCAATGTCTCATGGCAACACTGGATTCAGTG CAGGTTTGGATGCATCTGCTCAAACTACTTCTCATGAACTCACCATTCCAAATGAT TTGATTGGCTGCATCATCGGGCGTCAAGGCGCCAAAATCAATGAGATCCGCCAGATGTCTGGGGCGCAGATCAAAATTGCCAATCCAGTGGAAGGATCTACTGACAGGCAGGTTACCATAACTGGATCTGCAGCCAGCATTAGCCTGGCCCAGTATCTAATTAATGTCAG TTTAGAAAGCGCTAAACCCTCCTCCCAGACAGCCTCCGTCACGATCCCTGATCACCTCAGCATCAACCTCTCTCAACCCTCCaccccttcttcttcttcctcctccaccaccaccccctcgcTTGCGACAGCAGGGGTCTCCGACGCACCCTCCAGCCTCCCCAACCCTCTTCCGACCGCCCCTTGTGTCTCCAGTCTGCTTGGCATGAAACCCGTCCCTCTCCTGGCTCTAAATGTTGTGTCTGCTGCTAAGGGTACCTCCACCACCTCAGCTGTGCCATGTGTTACTAACAAACTGAAACCGGAAAAACAGAGATTCTCTCCTTACTGA